CGTGACTATGATCGCGGGCGGAATGCTGACTTGGTATTATATCCTGAGTCCCGGCGGCTCGTGGGAGATCGACGGTCGCGACGGCTATTCGCTACTGGGTTTCTTCTCGATCGCATCCGTCATTCTCGCGACGTCGCAGCTTTATCGGCTAAGCGAAATCAAGCGGCAACGGGTCGCGCTCAAACTCGCGCTGCAGGAAGCCGATCACCAGCGGTTGTTTGCGCGCGAAATGTCCCATCGACTGAAAAACGCGATGGCAATCGTACAGTCGATTGCCAGCCAGACGTTTACGCATGGAAACCCCGAAGTAGGCAAGTTCGAAGGCCGGCTCTCGGCCTTGGCCAACGCGCACAACCTCCTCAATGAACATGTCAAAGAGCCGACGGCGTCTATCGCTGAGGTCGTCAGGACAGCCATTGCGCCGTTCGACGACAAGACCGGCCGGTTTGAAGTAAGCGGAGAGCCATTGGCACTCCCGGATCAACAGGTCGTGTCGCTGAGCATCGCCCTTCACGAACTCTGCACGAACGCGGTCAAATATGGAGCGCTAAGTGCCCCGGAAGGATGGGTTTCGATTGAATGGGCGCCACACAACAAACAGCTTTTGCTTGAGTGGGAAGAGCATGATGGACCGGCGATAACTGCTCCATTGACGAAGGGGTTTGGGTCCAGGCTCTTGGCGCGAGCGGCCATGAGGGCGAGTTTGAAGTTCGAGGAAGATGGTCTTCGATGCACTATCGCGCTGACTTCACGACGAAGCTTGATTGACTGATGGCAAAAGACGAGGTTTTCGCTAGCAACGCCGAGTGTCCAATCCGTCCGTCCGCGCCACCTCACGA
This portion of the Sphingomonas limnosediminicola genome encodes:
- a CDS encoding sensor histidine kinase, whose protein sequence is MIAGGMLTWYYILSPGGSWEIDGRDGYSLLGFFSIASVILATSQLYRLSEIKRQRVALKLALQEADHQRLFAREMSHRLKNAMAIVQSIASQTFTHGNPEVGKFEGRLSALANAHNLLNEHVKEPTASIAEVVRTAIAPFDDKTGRFEVSGEPLALPDQQVVSLSIALHELCTNAVKYGALSAPEGWVSIEWAPHNKQLLLEWEEHDGPAITAPLTKGFGSRLLARAAMRASLKFEEDGLRCTIALTSRRSLID